In Candidatus Eisenbacteria bacterium, the DNA window AGGATGTAGATGCCGGCGTCCACGTCGGCTCCGCCGGCGCTCGCCGTGTAGGTCTTGAGCAGCTCGATCGCCTCGGCATACGAGCCGTCCTCGTAGAGCCGGCGAGCCGTGGACAGGCGATCGGCGTCGGAATGGATCTGGGGCAGCACGGACCCGCCGCATCCCGCAAGCCACAGGAGCAGGATCGGGGTCAGCCACGCGGTCCTTCGCATCCAGGACATGGGCGGAATCAGGGACGGTTCTGGAAGAACAGAGCGATGAGCCCCGCGACGATGGCGACGACGATCACCGGCTCGATGACCTTGTCAACGGTTCGCCCCGGAGGCTCCGCTTTCAGAGCGTCGTAGCGCGCGTCTTCCACCAGCGAGAGCTGGTTGCGCGAGAACGCGTCGACCAGGTTGTGCGCGGCGTCGCCCGACCAGAGCACGGTGCCCCGGTCGGCGGATCGGAGTGTGAGCCGCGCGTCGACCAGCGCCTGACGCTCGATCTTCACGCGTCCCGGCAGCCATCCGCGCAGACGCAGATAGGTGATGCGCGCCGAGCCGAGCTGATACTCGAGCACCGGATCGCCCGGGTTGGAGAGGGCGAACAGGCTGTCATCCGGGACCGGCGTGCGACGCACGCGGGTGACCACGCCCCGTTTTCCCAGCTCGCGCAACACCGAGTGCTCGGCCACGAAACCGAGCGGATGATCTCCCGCCGGCGCCAGCACGATCTGGTTTCCTTTCTCGAGCGGCGCGCCCTTCAGCCCGTTCTCGAACGCCGTGTTCGACACCATGGTCAGCATCTGGAGATTCGTCAGCGGCACCTTCGGTCCGCGCGCGCGTACGACCTCCTCGATCTCGGGCACCGCGACCGAGAGCGTGGTGTCGGGCTGAGGCTGAGGACCTCCCTGGTAGCGGTAGGTCTTGGCATGCGCGCCGGCCGGAAGGCCGGCCAGCATCACCAGCATCCATAGTCTGAGCACGACTCGAATCATGAAGGATGACCGACCACGTGGAGCAGAGGCGCCGCTTCGGCGCGGGCGAACAGATCGTATGCCGAGGCGCCCGTGACGCGGGCGTCGATCACCTCGCCGGGCACGAGGTCCTCGCCTTCGAGCATCACGCCACCGTCCACCTCGAACGCCTGGCCGGGCGTTCGCGCCGCCCAGGTGCCGGCGCTCGGGCGTCCGGCCCGGCCGTCCACCATCACCTTGGTCGACCGGCCCACGCGCTCGCGCAGCCGCTCGGCCGAGATCTTCTGCTGGAGCGCCAGCAGGCGCGCGCGACGGCTGCGTCGCCGCCCGATGTGGACCTGGCCGTCCATGCCGTGCGAAGGCGTCTCGGGCTCGCGCTCGTAGGTGAACACCACGACGTGGTCGAAACGCTCTTCCTCGACGTACGCGAGGAGCTCGTCGAACTCGGCGTCGGTCTCACCGGGGAAGCCGACGATGAAGTTGGTGCGGATCGCCACGCCCGGGATGCCATCCTTGATGCGGCGAATGAGCGCGCGCGTATCCTTCGCATTCATGCCCCGCGCCATGCGACGCAGCATGTCGGCGGCGATGTGCTGGAGCGGGATGTCGACGTAGGGCACGACGCGTCGCGCGCTCGCCCAGGTCTCGATCAGGCGGTCGCTCCACAGCCGCGGATACGTGTACTGCACGCGGATCCATGCCAGGCCTTCGACGGAGTCGAGGGCCTCGAGCAGGTCCGCCAGATCGGGCTTGCCCGGCAGATCGGACCCCCAACCGGTCGTGTCCTGCCCGATCAGATTGATCTCGCGCACCCCTTCGGCGACCAGCCGGCGCGCCTCCGCCACGATCTCCGGCAGCGGCCGGCTCTTCTGGTCCCCGCGCAGTCGCGGAATGATGCAGAACGTGCAGCGATGGTCGCAGCCTTCCGAGATCTTGAGATAGGCCAGATGGCGCGGTGTGGACAGCGCGCGGGGCGAATCGGGATCGAGCGCGCCGCCCGGATCGTCGGTGAGGGAAAACCGTTCCGGCGCTCCCTTGCGGCGCGGCGCCAGCACGTGACGCGCGGCGCGGACAACTTCCTTCCACTGACCCGTGCCGAGCACGGCGTCGACTTCAGGGAAATCGGTGAGCAGGTCTCCACCCGCGCGCTGGGCCAGGCATCCGGTGACGATCAGACCCTTGAGAGATCCCTCTCGCTTGAGCGTGGCGATGGACGCGATCGTATCCCGCGACTCGCGCACCGCGCTCTGCAGGAACGCACAGGTGTTCACCACCGCGACGTCGGCTTCGGCGGGATCGGCAACGGTGCGAAATCCATCCCGCACCATCAGGCCGAGCATGTTCTCCGAGTCAACTTGGTTCTTGGGGCAGCCAAGCGTGACGAACGCGAGGGTGGGCGAAGACTTCACTCGAATCCCCGCTCCTCGAGCCAGCGCTCGTCCACGAGCACGTCCCGCGCCTTGCTGCCCTGGAAGGGGCCCACGACGCCGAGACTCTCGAGCTGATCCATCAGCCGCCCCGCGCGGGAATAGCCGACCTTGAGCCGGCGCTGGAGCAGCGACGTGGAGCCTTGCTGGTGGGTGACGACCAGGCGCGCGGCTTCCTGGATCAGATCATCGGTGTCCTCGTCGCCCGGCGCATCGCCTTCCTCGTCGTTCTCCGGCAGCGTGGCGTCGGTGGCGAGCGGCGGCGTGAACGAGCCGGTGGCCCGCGCCTTCCAGAATTCCACCACCCGCGCGGCCTCGTCTTCGGAAACGAACGCGCCGTGCACGCGATAGGGTTCGGGCTTGCCGGCCGGCGTGAACAACATGTCGCCGTGGCCCAGCAGGTTCTCGGCGCCGTTCATGTCGAGCACGGTGCGCGAGTCGGTCTTGCTCGCGACCTGGAAGGCGATTCGCGAGGGGAAGTTCGCCTTGATGACGCCGGTGATCACGTCGACCGAAGGCCGTTGCGTGGCCAGCACCAGATGGATGCCCACGGCGCGCGCCATCTGCGCCAGGCGGGCGATCGGCTCCTCGATCTCGGCCGGCGCGGTGAGCATGAGATCGGCGAGCTCGTCGATGATCACCATCACGTAGGACAGGCGCTCCGGCGGCGCCGGCGACGTGCCGTCGGGCTGGGTCGGACCACTGGGCACCTGCCCCGCGGCGATTCTCTCGTTGTAGCCCTGGATGTTTCGCGCTCCGCAGGTCGCCATCAGCTTGTAGCGCTTCTCCATCTCGGAGACCGCCCAGCGCAGCGCGCGGCTCGCGCGCTTGGGCTCGGTGACCACCGGCATCACCAGGTGCGGGATGCCGTTGTACACCGACAACTCCAGCATCTTGGGGTCGATCATCACCATCTGCAGAGACTTGGGTCCGTGCTGGAAGAGAAGGCCGCTGATCAGCGCGTTGAGGCACACGCTCTTGCCCGACCCGGTGGCGCCGGCCACGAGCAGGTGGGGCATCTTGGTCAGGTCGGCGACGAACGGCTGGCCGACGACGTCCACCCCCATCGGCAGCTTGAGCGCAGCCTGGCTCTGCTCGTACTGGGGGGAGGACAGCACCTCCCGTAGATACACCGTACGCCGCCTGCGGTTCGGGATCTCGACGCCCACGGCCCCCTTGCCGGGAATGGGGGCCAGGATACGAATCCTCTGGGCCCGC includes these proteins:
- the rimO gene encoding 30S ribosomal protein S12 methylthiotransferase RimO yields the protein MKSSPTLAFVTLGCPKNQVDSENMLGLMVRDGFRTVADPAEADVAVVNTCAFLQSAVRESRDTIASIATLKREGSLKGLIVTGCLAQRAGGDLLTDFPEVDAVLGTGQWKEVVRAARHVLAPRRKGAPERFSLTDDPGGALDPDSPRALSTPRHLAYLKISEGCDHRCTFCIIPRLRGDQKSRPLPEIVAEARRLVAEGVREINLIGQDTTGWGSDLPGKPDLADLLEALDSVEGLAWIRVQYTYPRLWSDRLIETWASARRVVPYVDIPLQHIAADMLRRMARGMNAKDTRALIRRIKDGIPGVAIRTNFIVGFPGETDAEFDELLAYVEEERFDHVVVFTYEREPETPSHGMDGQVHIGRRRSRRARLLALQQKISAERLRERVGRSTKVMVDGRAGRPSAGTWAARTPGQAFEVDGGVMLEGEDLVPGEVIDARVTGASAYDLFARAEAAPLLHVVGHPS
- a CDS encoding DNA translocase FtsK 4TM domain-containing protein, whose protein sequence is MSSSSSKQQRRILGLLLAAFAALSLVSLITYEAPLPYSSPWSAANACGPVGALLATVLVWGVGLMAAFGVPLMAGAWAWNRLRGNPGSPLVVRSALGALVLFEVCALLGLAGLQRDAWVGGWGLAASLALRAALGSVGSWVVAGAVFGVTALAASEFGFQWVGRLASAITIEPLRALAASYVEWREARARAPKVSAPRKVKAAKSAPPEKEPSPKPRITAVTAAPVAAAAEGLSQMALPLEKKSPPKPKPARPESARVAAPAAESQNGTDDTLPALSLLAMPAQQEDLITASDLTAEANLLVAKLADFGIVGRVTEIHPGPVVTTFEFEPAAGVKVNQIVSREDDLALALRAQRIRILAPIPGKGAVGVEIPNRRRRTVYLREVLSSPQYEQSQAALKLPMGVDVVGQPFVADLTKMPHLLVAGATGSGKSVCLNALISGLLFQHGPKSLQMVMIDPKMLELSVYNGIPHLVMPVVTEPKRASRALRWAVSEMEKRYKLMATCGARNIQGYNERIAAGQVPSGPTQPDGTSPAPPERLSYVMVIIDELADLMLTAPAEIEEPIARLAQMARAVGIHLVLATQRPSVDVITGVIKANFPSRIAFQVASKTDSRTVLDMNGAENLLGHGDMLFTPAGKPEPYRVHGAFVSEDEAARVVEFWKARATGSFTPPLATDATLPENDEEGDAPGDEDTDDLIQEAARLVVTHQQGSTSLLQRRLKVGYSRAGRLMDQLESLGVVGPFQGSKARDVLVDERWLEERGFE